A region from the uncultured Holophaga sp. genome encodes:
- a CDS encoding Sir2 silent information regulator family NAD-dependent deacetylase — protein sequence MSPDLLTRARDALAEAAHVVVGAGAGLSDAAGLHYGGDRFREHFGDFIARYGLRDMYSAGFHPFPSPEERWGYWARHILVNRHLPPAFPLYRELLGLLEGKVFMVITTNVDHQFQKAGFPPDRIFAVQGDYGLFQCARACHTTLYDNEAAIRAMVEATVDCRMPSHLIPRCPVCGGELDANLRKDSHFVEDEAWEAARDRYAAFLGQALEGPVVFLELGVGFNTPVIIRYPFERMTYANPRATLIRLNAYDPGGAPEVAGQTLAFTQEMGAVIRALGGRP from the coding sequence ATGTCCCCTGACCTCCTCACCCGTGCCCGGGATGCCTTGGCCGAGGCGGCCCATGTGGTGGTGGGGGCGGGGGCCGGACTCTCGGATGCGGCAGGGCTGCACTACGGCGGCGATCGCTTCCGGGAGCACTTCGGGGACTTCATCGCCCGCTACGGGCTGCGGGATATGTACAGTGCGGGCTTCCATCCCTTTCCCAGCCCCGAGGAGCGCTGGGGCTACTGGGCGCGGCACATCCTGGTGAACCGGCACCTGCCGCCCGCCTTCCCGCTCTACCGGGAGCTGCTCGGGCTGCTGGAGGGCAAGGTCTTCATGGTGATCACGACCAATGTGGATCACCAGTTTCAGAAAGCGGGCTTCCCCCCGGACCGGATCTTCGCAGTGCAGGGGGATTACGGGCTCTTCCAGTGCGCCCGGGCCTGTCACACCACCCTCTATGACAACGAGGCGGCCATCCGGGCCATGGTGGAGGCCACGGTGGACTGCCGCATGCCATCCCACCTCATCCCTCGCTGCCCGGTGTGCGGGGGGGAGTTGGATGCCAACCTCCGCAAGGATAGCCACTTTGTGGAGGATGAGGCCTGGGAGGCCGCCCGGGACCGCTATGCCGCCTTCCTGGGACAGGCCCTGGAGGGTCCGGTGGTGTTCCTGGAATTGGGGGTGGGCTTCAACACCCCCGTGATCATCCGCTACCCCTTCGAGCGGATGACCTACGCGAATCCCCGGGCCACCCTGATCCGCCTGAATGCCTATGATCCAGGCGGCGCCCCCGAAGTTGCGGGGCAAACCCTGGCCTTCACCCAGGAGATGGGGGCCGTGATCCGGGCCCTGGGGGGGCGCCCGTGA
- a CDS encoding protein-ADP-ribose hydrolase codes for MNLRKQRLDALISMLAPGLAPPGDEEGKWACFRGLVNRRPPGLLPEGFLELQDALLQAEREVRGVTEAGELPLMRGRLALWQGDITTLRADAIVNAANSALLGCFWPSHRCIDNAIHTYAGVQLREACARLMAAQGHPEPTGRARITPGFNLPAAHVIHTVGPIVERGLTERHRWELAGCYRASLELAEERGLASLVFCCISTGEFRFPNREAARIAIDTVDAHLSRGSGLARVIFNVFTEGDLAIYRELLG; via the coding sequence GTGAACCTCCGCAAGCAGCGACTGGATGCCCTCATCTCCATGCTCGCCCCCGGCCTTGCGCCTCCCGGCGATGAGGAGGGGAAGTGGGCCTGCTTCCGGGGGCTGGTGAACCGGCGGCCTCCAGGTCTGCTGCCCGAGGGCTTCCTGGAGCTTCAGGATGCCCTGCTCCAGGCCGAGCGGGAGGTCCGGGGGGTGACGGAGGCGGGGGAGCTGCCCCTGATGCGGGGGAGGCTCGCCCTCTGGCAGGGTGACATCACCACCCTGCGGGCTGATGCCATCGTCAATGCCGCCAACAGCGCCCTCCTCGGCTGCTTCTGGCCCAGCCACCGCTGCATCGACAATGCCATCCACACCTATGCCGGGGTGCAGCTCCGGGAGGCCTGCGCCCGGCTTATGGCCGCCCAGGGCCACCCGGAGCCCACCGGACGGGCCCGGATCACCCCGGGCTTCAACCTCCCCGCCGCCCACGTGATCCACACCGTGGGGCCCATCGTGGAGAGGGGCCTCACGGAGCGGCACCGGTGGGAGCTGGCGGGCTGCTACCGCGCAAGTCTGGAGTTAGCCGAGGAGCGCGGCCTCGCCAGCTTGGTTTTCTGCTGCATCTCCACCGGGGAGTTCCGCTTTCCCAACCGGGAGGCGGCCCGCATTGCGATCGATACCGTGGACGCTCATCTGTCGCGGGGCTCGGGGCTGGCGCGCGTGATCTTCAATGTCTTCACGGAAGGAGACCTGGCGATCTACCGGGAGTTGCTGGGCTGA
- a CDS encoding FAD-dependent oxidoreductase, protein MSTHRSIEEQSTDVLVIGGGIAGLAAALAAKERHPDLEVLVVDKCTTGWGGKANKGGGNLAFLAPGDDVEAFMRFRLEEIGCGLEDPQTLRDFITSAHDILQRLESWGVQVFHQPDGSYTHVRWIEGMPWRMALCEQDITERMAERARRLGVRILDHVALVDLLKDGSRVCGAFGFSLLDTTEHLIRAGAVVLANGNQNYRLMRRWSSARGDGIAAAWRAGAAMRNAEFGSYSAWVFADTKEVCQGAEDVLTNALGENISRRVRPVMEADGHSKEIVAWWREMQAGRGPLRANMAENRIAELSARAFHSDGVALRPLTTAFWTRTIQKAMAATKHPGPLQEVHPGFIGELSPVAVDPGMATTVPGLFAAGDICACASGWAGAVPAPPGRLRGSGMMNALWSGIRAGEGAAAHTTPLAPLDEGQLDGIRQRVFAPLAGGEGLEAMDLVREVQALVAPVGSSICKRADRLERALQRLEGIRARLPLLRARDGHHLSACNEAGAMVLGAELFFRASLARRESRGWHLREDYPEQDDRGFRHWIVLREVEGALQISAEAVGRAGLPA, encoded by the coding sequence ATGAGCACCCATCGATCCATTGAGGAGCAGAGCACCGATGTCCTGGTGATCGGAGGCGGCATCGCCGGACTCGCCGCCGCCCTCGCCGCCAAGGAGCGGCACCCCGACCTGGAGGTCCTGGTGGTGGACAAGTGCACCACCGGCTGGGGCGGCAAGGCCAACAAGGGCGGGGGCAACCTGGCCTTCCTGGCCCCAGGGGACGATGTGGAGGCCTTCATGCGCTTCCGCCTGGAGGAGATCGGCTGCGGCCTTGAGGACCCCCAGACACTGCGGGACTTCATCACCTCGGCCCACGACATCCTCCAGCGTCTGGAGAGCTGGGGAGTCCAGGTCTTCCACCAGCCTGACGGGAGCTACACCCACGTCCGCTGGATCGAGGGCATGCCCTGGCGCATGGCCCTCTGTGAGCAGGACATCACCGAGCGCATGGCCGAGCGCGCCCGCCGCCTGGGGGTGCGCATCCTGGACCACGTGGCCCTGGTGGACCTGCTGAAAGACGGCTCCCGGGTCTGCGGGGCCTTCGGCTTCAGCCTCCTGGACACCACGGAGCACCTCATCCGGGCCGGAGCCGTGGTCCTCGCCAACGGCAACCAGAACTACCGACTGATGCGCCGCTGGTCCAGCGCCCGGGGGGATGGCATCGCCGCCGCCTGGCGCGCCGGGGCCGCCATGCGCAACGCCGAGTTCGGCAGCTACAGCGCCTGGGTCTTCGCAGACACCAAGGAGGTCTGCCAGGGGGCTGAGGATGTCCTCACCAATGCCCTGGGCGAAAACATCTCGCGGCGGGTGCGGCCGGTGATGGAGGCGGACGGCCATTCGAAGGAGATCGTGGCATGGTGGCGGGAGATGCAGGCCGGACGGGGGCCTCTGCGCGCCAACATGGCCGAGAACCGCATCGCCGAGCTCTCCGCCCGGGCCTTCCACTCCGACGGCGTGGCCCTCCGGCCCCTCACCACCGCCTTCTGGACGCGGACGATCCAGAAGGCCATGGCCGCCACGAAGCATCCCGGCCCCCTGCAGGAAGTCCACCCCGGCTTCATCGGCGAACTCTCGCCCGTCGCGGTGGATCCCGGGATGGCCACCACGGTGCCGGGGCTCTTCGCCGCCGGGGACATCTGCGCCTGCGCCTCTGGCTGGGCCGGAGCCGTGCCCGCCCCGCCTGGCCGTCTGCGGGGGAGCGGCATGATGAACGCCCTGTGGAGCGGGATCCGGGCCGGGGAGGGGGCCGCCGCCCACACCACCCCCTTGGCCCCCCTGGACGAGGGCCAGCTCGACGGGATCCGCCAGCGGGTCTTCGCGCCCCTGGCGGGGGGCGAGGGGCTGGAGGCGATGGACCTGGTCCGGGAGGTCCAAGCCCTGGTGGCCCCGGTGGGCAGCAGCATCTGCAAGCGGGCCGACCGCCTGGAGCGGGCCCTGCAACGGCTCGAGGGCATCCGGGCCCGCCTGCCCCTGCTGCGGGCCCGGGACGGCCACCACCTCTCGGCCTGCAACGAGGCCGGGGCCATGGTGCTCGGCGCGGAGCTCTTCTTCCGGGCCTCCCTGGCCCGCCGGGAATCCCGGGGCTGGCACCTGCGGGAAGACTATCCCGAGCAGGACGACCGGGGCTTCCGCCACTGGATCGTGCTGCGGGAGGTGGAGGGCGCCCTCCAGATCAGCGCCGAGGCGGTGGGCCGGGCCGGACTTCCGGCCTGA
- a CDS encoding ferredoxin family protein, which yields MNRIEIDLDRCIGCGSCYCACFVDVFRWDEAASRPRVAYPEDCVECNKCELACPAECLQVTPDYAGIAWPDLLEELS from the coding sequence ATGAACCGCATCGAAATTGACCTGGACCGGTGCATCGGCTGCGGAAGCTGCTACTGCGCCTGCTTCGTGGATGTCTTCCGCTGGGACGAGGCCGCCTCCCGGCCCCGGGTGGCCTACCCCGAGGACTGCGTGGAGTGCAACAAGTGCGAGCTGGCCTGCCCAGCCGAGTGCCTCCAGGTCACCCCGGATTACGCCGGCATCGCCTGGCCCGATCTCCTGGAGGAGCTGTCATGA
- a CDS encoding heme-binding protein, whose translation MFMKASIGLEEALGAIQAMLDEVKGHPDRYWQHGGLAVVDDRGKLVAFAKMDSSHQIPGDVAIRKAWTAAICCQDNDQADAMLKKGGALLEEFCAGGTSIPGGVAIFDLGEEGRDLEPGQAPPPFRRTCMGAIGVGGVGLPPEDHAVALVGLRHIQQCLWPDRAR comes from the coding sequence ATGTTCATGAAGGCATCCATCGGTCTGGAGGAGGCCCTGGGGGCGATCCAGGCCATGCTCGACGAGGTGAAGGGGCACCCGGACCGCTACTGGCAGCACGGGGGACTGGCGGTGGTGGACGACAGGGGCAAGCTGGTGGCTTTCGCCAAGATGGACTCCTCCCACCAGATCCCCGGTGATGTGGCCATCCGCAAGGCCTGGACCGCAGCCATCTGCTGCCAGGACAACGACCAGGCCGACGCCATGCTCAAAAAGGGCGGCGCCCTGCTGGAGGAGTTCTGCGCGGGGGGCACCTCCATCCCCGGCGGGGTCGCCATCTTCGACCTGGGCGAGGAGGGCCGCGACCTGGAGCCCGGCCAGGCCCCGCCCCCCTTCCGCCGCACCTGCATGGGGGCCATCGGCGTGGGGGGCGTCGGCCTCCCTCCGGAAGACCATGCCGTGGCCCTGGTGGGCCTGCGCCATATCCAGCAATGCCTCTGGCCCGACCGGGCCCGCTGA
- a CDS encoding LysR family transcriptional regulator: MDMKQLKCFLAVARHRSFTRAAASLFLSQPAVSQQVSGLEVQLGVRLFLRDTHQVCLTPSGERFLATVSRLVDDYEAVVEELRREERSRAGVFTLGFFGATETTWLPERLNRLRRRHPQVLVQMKRYSLAGLARALEEGEIQVGFTLSVGWREDPAFASRVLRSSPSVVVLRPDHPLAGRSRLSYADLRDQRIVIERAEEAPMAVERLERHCAREGFPLQVAQWASDFETILLLVEAGEGIAVLTRHMVEAYPNYKVRCIDMEGEDAVVRDLMVWPRKSPHPFLPRFLEAVGV, translated from the coding sequence ATGGACATGAAGCAGCTCAAGTGCTTCCTGGCGGTGGCCCGTCACCGGAGTTTCACCCGGGCGGCGGCCTCCCTTTTCCTGAGCCAGCCTGCGGTGAGCCAGCAGGTTTCGGGGCTGGAGGTCCAGCTGGGGGTGCGGCTTTTCCTCCGCGACACCCACCAAGTCTGCCTCACCCCCTCGGGGGAGCGCTTCCTGGCGACCGTCAGCCGCCTGGTGGATGACTATGAGGCTGTGGTGGAGGAACTGCGCCGGGAAGAACGCAGCAGGGCCGGGGTCTTCACGCTCGGCTTCTTCGGAGCCACCGAGACCACCTGGCTCCCGGAGCGGCTGAACCGCCTGAGGCGCAGGCATCCTCAGGTGCTGGTGCAGATGAAACGATACAGCCTGGCGGGGCTCGCCCGGGCCCTGGAGGAGGGGGAGATCCAGGTGGGATTCACCCTCTCGGTGGGCTGGCGGGAGGATCCCGCCTTCGCCAGCCGGGTGCTGAGGAGCAGCCCTTCGGTGGTGGTCCTGCGGCCCGACCACCCCCTGGCGGGGCGTTCACGCCTGAGCTATGCCGACCTGCGGGACCAGCGGATCGTCATCGAGCGGGCGGAGGAGGCGCCCATGGCGGTGGAGCGACTGGAGCGGCACTGCGCCCGGGAGGGGTTTCCCCTGCAGGTCGCCCAGTGGGCCAGCGACTTTGAGACCATTCTGCTCCTGGTGGAGGCGGGGGAGGGGATCGCGGTGCTGACCCGCCACATGGTGGAGGCCTACCCCAACTACAAGGTGCGCTGCATCGATATGGAGGGGGAGGATGCGGTGGTCCGGGACCTCATGGTCTGGCCCCGGAAGAGCCCCCACCCCTTCCTGCCCCGCTTCCTGGAAGCGGTGGGGGTCTGA
- a CDS encoding FUSC family protein, producing the protein MTNSRASLNALGWDVFTLRRAFSLAVSGWIAYFIASALHFHNAYWAVFPTIVITLPTRGVLLERGVWRLVGTVIGASAALGILHLPGSIWLKFVALALWIALNAGQPHLTRSVKAYAGTLSGMTAAVVGVPALFAPVNAIHWAIARLDCTLIGVIVATLVMALTTPRSDLGEFYDQVRSVVAEAIEYATHLLSGGPDEGARERAILARLSHLESSARITSAGSLEGFRNRRQVDLLMVAALSAMAAARDIRDGLGSQELERARQLALDVQELRRSGTPLPRPIPEEGPAPLRRFDTALQDLLNANRALTQADPSLAMPLHQRLTPHREWGLAAKTGAIAGFTALVVLCLCHLSGIPALGLSALGVCIFMQVLGVAQPPRHIAARIFGGICLGALLGMAYRIWIQPGFGTHADVLITLVPFMLLMGLARAHPKAGPWGMDPALCFLMASQLDMPAVQTSQAIWESAALVIGAGIALPTILLFMPTHPRQLARRAAQSVRRDLLRILADEGADPMEWHARASRQILRLCLHLGRVGGEHPEGLLATLNLGRAVIDLHDLGMPAGARALLVDVLSGDKAFQEGVDTLGILAEAEADPILQASILRAAHTLDQGRGLLAFA; encoded by the coding sequence ATGACCAATTCACGCGCGTCGCTCAACGCCCTCGGATGGGATGTGTTCACCCTCCGGAGGGCTTTCTCGTTGGCTGTGTCCGGCTGGATCGCCTACTTCATCGCCTCGGCCCTGCACTTCCACAACGCCTACTGGGCCGTCTTCCCCACCATCGTGATCACCCTGCCCACCCGGGGCGTGCTCCTGGAACGGGGTGTCTGGCGTCTGGTGGGCACCGTCATCGGCGCATCGGCGGCCCTGGGCATCCTGCACCTCCCCGGCTCCATCTGGCTCAAGTTCGTCGCCCTGGCGCTGTGGATCGCCCTGAATGCCGGGCAGCCCCACCTCACCCGGAGCGTCAAGGCCTACGCAGGCACCCTCTCAGGCATGACAGCCGCCGTGGTGGGCGTCCCAGCCCTCTTCGCCCCGGTGAATGCCATCCACTGGGCCATTGCGCGCCTGGACTGCACCCTCATCGGGGTCATCGTGGCCACTCTGGTGATGGCCCTGACCACGCCCCGCTCGGACCTGGGTGAGTTCTACGACCAGGTGCGGAGCGTGGTGGCGGAGGCCATCGAGTACGCCACCCACCTCCTGAGCGGAGGCCCTGACGAAGGGGCCCGTGAGCGGGCCATCCTGGCCCGCCTGAGCCACCTGGAGTCCTCCGCCCGCATCACCTCCGCAGGCTCCCTCGAGGGCTTCCGCAACCGCAGGCAGGTGGATCTCCTGATGGTGGCCGCCCTCTCCGCCATGGCCGCGGCCCGGGACATCCGGGATGGGCTGGGCAGCCAGGAACTGGAGCGGGCCCGCCAACTGGCCCTGGATGTGCAGGAGCTCCGCCGGAGCGGCACCCCCCTGCCCCGGCCCATCCCCGAGGAGGGACCCGCGCCCTTGCGGCGCTTCGACACCGCCCTCCAGGACCTCCTGAACGCCAACCGGGCCCTCACCCAGGCGGACCCCTCCCTGGCCATGCCCCTGCACCAGCGTCTCACCCCCCACCGGGAGTGGGGCCTCGCCGCCAAGACCGGTGCCATCGCCGGCTTCACTGCCCTGGTGGTCCTCTGCCTCTGCCACCTCTCGGGTATCCCGGCCCTGGGCCTCAGCGCCCTGGGCGTCTGCATCTTCATGCAGGTGCTGGGAGTTGCCCAGCCCCCCCGCCACATCGCGGCTCGGATCTTCGGGGGGATCTGCCTGGGCGCACTCCTGGGCATGGCCTACCGGATCTGGATCCAGCCCGGCTTCGGCACCCACGCCGATGTCCTCATCACGCTGGTGCCCTTCATGCTCCTCATGGGGCTCGCCCGGGCCCACCCCAAGGCCGGCCCCTGGGGCATGGACCCGGCCCTCTGCTTCCTTATGGCCTCCCAGCTGGACATGCCGGCGGTCCAGACCAGCCAGGCCATCTGGGAGTCCGCGGCCCTGGTGATCGGCGCCGGGATCGCGCTGCCCACCATCCTCCTATTCATGCCCACCCATCCCCGCCAACTGGCCCGCCGGGCCGCCCAGTCCGTCAGGCGCGACCTGCTGCGGATCCTGGCGGACGAAGGTGCCGACCCCATGGAGTGGCACGCCCGCGCCTCCCGCCAGATCCTCCGGCTCTGCCTCCACTTGGGCAGAGTCGGCGGGGAGCATCCCGAAGGCCTTCTGGCGACCCTGAACCTGGGCCGCGCCGTCATCGACCTCCATGACCTGGGCATGCCCGCCGGGGCCCGGGCCCTGCTGGTGGATGTGCTGAGCGGAGACAAAGCCTTCCAGGAGGGGGTGGACACCCTCGGGATCCTGGCGGAGGCCGAGGCTGACCCCATCCTCCAGGCGAGCATCCTCCGGGCGGCGCACACCCTGGATCAGGGGCGGGGGCTGCTCGCCTTCGCCTGA
- a CDS encoding GAF domain-containing sensor histidine kinase, with the protein MPDLQASMRYLGNYESRGPRSQFPDDEQAVLDRVNQKVAAAASLADLMDFLFEAVQELYPCDRMGLAFLEDGGRRIVSHWTKATYEPLTLKVGYAEDLSGSSLKRVLDEGASRIIYDLARYEEEHPRSASTRILVREGVRSSLTCPLLLEGTPFGVIFLSSREERVYTPYHGRLWRAIAERISQAVEKTWRIEQLLAANQAYNEMLGFVSHELKNPVASMITDARVLAQGYLGELDPNQVRKLERLISKGEYLLDLVREYLDLARMEGGKLTLKPAPCKLVEELIEPSIELVNAQIQEQNVTLVRHYPDYTLPAECDPALLKIVLVNLLGNAVKYGNPDGHIEIKLEQHHDHFIISVWNAGPGFPEEERPKLFRRFSRLQTPELLARKGTGVGLYTAWRVANLHGGRMSARSECGKWAEFSLEIPQPLPQGN; encoded by the coding sequence ATGCCCGACCTGCAAGCCTCCATGCGCTACCTCGGCAACTACGAGTCCCGGGGACCGCGATCCCAGTTCCCGGACGACGAGCAGGCCGTCCTGGACCGGGTCAACCAGAAGGTGGCCGCCGCCGCCTCCCTGGCGGATCTCATGGACTTCCTCTTCGAGGCGGTCCAGGAGCTCTACCCCTGTGACCGCATGGGCCTGGCCTTTCTCGAGGATGGCGGTCGGCGCATCGTCTCCCACTGGACCAAGGCCACCTACGAACCCCTCACCCTCAAGGTGGGCTATGCCGAGGACCTTTCGGGCAGCTCCCTCAAGCGGGTTCTGGACGAAGGCGCCTCACGCATCATCTACGACCTGGCCCGCTATGAGGAAGAACACCCCCGCAGCGCCAGCACGCGGATCCTGGTCAGGGAAGGGGTGCGCTCCAGCCTCACCTGCCCCCTGCTCCTGGAGGGCACCCCCTTCGGGGTCATCTTCCTCAGCTCCCGGGAGGAGCGGGTCTACACCCCTTACCATGGCCGCCTCTGGCGGGCCATTGCCGAGCGCATCTCCCAGGCCGTAGAGAAGACCTGGCGCATCGAGCAGCTCCTCGCCGCCAACCAGGCCTACAACGAGATGCTCGGCTTCGTGAGCCATGAGCTCAAGAACCCCGTCGCCAGCATGATCACCGACGCCCGGGTGCTGGCCCAGGGCTACCTGGGTGAGCTGGACCCCAACCAGGTCCGCAAGCTGGAGCGCCTGATCAGCAAGGGGGAGTACCTGCTCGACCTGGTCCGGGAATACCTCGACCTGGCCCGCATGGAGGGCGGCAAGCTCACCCTGAAGCCCGCCCCCTGCAAGCTGGTGGAGGAGCTCATCGAGCCATCCATTGAACTGGTCAATGCCCAGATCCAGGAACAGAACGTCACCCTGGTGCGCCACTACCCCGACTACACCCTGCCCGCCGAGTGCGACCCCGCCCTCCTCAAGATCGTCCTGGTCAACCTTCTGGGGAACGCCGTCAAGTACGGCAACCCCGATGGCCACATCGAGATCAAGCTGGAGCAGCACCACGACCACTTCATCATCAGCGTCTGGAACGCCGGTCCCGGTTTTCCGGAGGAGGAGCGGCCCAAGCTCTTCCGCAGGTTCTCCCGGCTTCAGACCCCCGAGCTCCTGGCCCGCAAAGGCACGGGGGTGGGACTCTACACCGCCTGGCGCGTGGCCAACCTCCATGGAGGCCGCATGAGCGCCCGCTCCGAATGCGGAAAGTGGGCCGAATTCAGCCTGGAGATCCCCCAGCCCCTGCCCCAGGGGAACTGA
- a CDS encoding NADH-dependent [FeFe] hydrogenase, group A6 gives MCEQTTPETGRRVPASQQGMSVPPPANLDAIGAKVGVNIDGFEIKVPLGTTILDAAKQAGIKIPTLCHHPDLCVAGVCRICSVEVEGQKTLQASCSFPVTTPIKVKTHTQKVRQARRHILDLMLSEHCGDCYTCGRNGNCELQTLAKEYGVDSFRFGRQETPLFEVDHSSYSVVRDNNKCILCRRCVRTCLDLQEVGTIEVLGRSSKSHIGTFLDKPLGDVVCINCGQCINRCPTGALRANDQTDEVWSAIEDPKKHVVIQTAPSPRAAIGECFGMEPGTPMTFELNTALKMAGFDQVFDTNFSADLTIMEEGTELLGRLKRALVDKDSTVAFPQFTSCSPGWIKYLEHFYPEYIPNLSTAKSPQQMFGAVIKTYYAEKKGIDPKDIVTVALMPCSAKKFECNRPEMADSGHKDVDYGLTTRELAKMISEAGIDLPRLPKSDFDSPFGTPSGSGVIFGATGGVMEAALRTVIELVVGVKVEDLFDHADIKPVRGFEGVRYVELPIPQVGPVPEILKGLIPSWDFLKGATLKVAIAHGTANAKKVMEDIKAGGQFSKCHFIEFMGCPGGCLGGGGQPIPTTPEIRQARAKALYAEDAAYEIRKSHENPDVLKLYTEFLPEGPCSHKSHKLLHTHYTPRGKYIE, from the coding sequence ATGTGTGAACAGACCACTCCTGAAACCGGTCGCCGCGTCCCCGCCAGCCAGCAGGGCATGAGCGTTCCCCCCCCCGCCAACCTGGACGCCATCGGCGCCAAGGTCGGTGTCAACATCGATGGCTTCGAGATCAAGGTGCCCCTGGGTACCACCATCCTGGATGCCGCCAAGCAGGCTGGCATCAAGATCCCCACCCTCTGCCACCACCCCGACCTCTGTGTCGCCGGCGTGTGCCGCATCTGTTCGGTGGAAGTGGAGGGTCAGAAGACCCTGCAGGCCTCCTGCTCCTTCCCGGTCACCACCCCCATCAAGGTGAAGACCCACACCCAGAAGGTGCGCCAGGCCCGCCGACACATCCTGGACCTGATGCTCTCGGAGCACTGTGGCGACTGCTACACCTGTGGCCGCAACGGCAACTGTGAGCTGCAGACCCTGGCCAAGGAGTATGGTGTCGACTCCTTCCGCTTCGGCCGCCAGGAGACCCCCCTCTTTGAGGTCGACCACTCCAGCTATTCGGTGGTGCGCGACAACAACAAGTGCATCCTCTGCCGCCGCTGCGTCCGCACCTGCCTGGACCTTCAGGAGGTCGGCACCATCGAGGTCCTGGGGCGCAGCTCCAAGAGCCATATCGGCACCTTCCTGGACAAGCCCCTGGGCGACGTGGTCTGCATCAACTGCGGCCAGTGCATCAACCGCTGCCCCACCGGCGCGCTTCGGGCCAATGACCAGACCGATGAAGTCTGGTCCGCCATCGAGGACCCGAAGAAGCATGTGGTGATCCAGACCGCCCCCAGCCCCCGCGCCGCCATCGGCGAGTGCTTCGGCATGGAGCCCGGCACCCCCATGACCTTCGAGCTGAACACCGCCCTCAAGATGGCGGGCTTCGACCAGGTCTTCGACACCAACTTCAGCGCCGACCTCACCATCATGGAGGAGGGCACCGAGCTGCTGGGCCGCCTCAAGCGCGCCCTGGTGGACAAGGACAGCACGGTGGCCTTCCCCCAGTTCACCTCCTGCTCCCCCGGCTGGATCAAGTACCTCGAGCACTTCTATCCGGAGTACATCCCCAACCTCAGTACGGCCAAGAGCCCCCAGCAGATGTTCGGCGCAGTCATCAAGACCTACTACGCCGAGAAGAAGGGCATCGACCCCAAGGACATCGTCACCGTCGCCCTCATGCCCTGCTCGGCCAAGAAGTTCGAGTGCAACCGCCCCGAGATGGCCGACAGCGGCCACAAGGACGTGGACTACGGCCTCACCACCCGCGAGCTGGCCAAGATGATCAGCGAGGCCGGCATCGACCTGCCCCGCCTGCCCAAGAGTGACTTTGACTCCCCCTTCGGCACCCCTTCGGGGTCCGGGGTCATCTTCGGGGCCACCGGCGGCGTGATGGAGGCGGCCCTGCGCACTGTCATCGAACTGGTGGTGGGCGTCAAGGTCGAGGACCTCTTCGACCACGCCGACATCAAGCCGGTGCGCGGCTTTGAAGGTGTCCGCTATGTCGAGCTGCCCATCCCCCAGGTCGGCCCCGTCCCTGAGATCCTCAAGGGGCTCATCCCCAGCTGGGACTTCCTGAAAGGCGCCACTCTCAAAGTGGCCATCGCCCACGGCACCGCCAATGCCAAGAAGGTCATGGAGGACATCAAGGCCGGGGGTCAGTTCTCCAAGTGCCACTTCATCGAGTTCATGGGCTGCCCCGGTGGATGCCTGGGCGGGGGCGGCCAGCCCATCCCCACCACGCCCGAGATCCGCCAGGCCCGCGCCAAGGCCCTCTACGCCGAAGACGCCGCCTACGAGATCCGCAAGTCCCATGAGAACCCCGATGTGCTGAAACTCTACACCGAGTTCCTGCCCGAGGGTCCCTGCAGCCACAAGAGCCACAAGCTCCTGCACACCCACTACACCCCCCGGGGCAAGTACATCGAGTAG